One Arcobacter sp. FWKO B genomic window, CTTAAAAAAAGTTCTAAAGCTTCAGCTTAACACTATTTTCACAAAAGCTATAAATTCTTATAGCTTTATGAAAGATATCTCTTCTCCACTATCATAGCATTTATTTGGCTCCAAAATTGCTAGTACACTATTATTTAACAAATTTGTTAGAATAGCACTTGTACCACTTTTTTTCCCATTTGTATCTATCTCATATCTATTACTTTTAGTGTATGTTAAATTTGAAGCAACAAAAACTGTTTTTTGTGTTGTATTTTTGTATGGAGTTTTAGCTGTGGCACTTAATATTTCCAAAGACTCATAACTACCACGAAATTTAAAAATTATAGGCAAACAATATAGTAAAAATGTAACTGTACTACTATATGCAAAGCCAGGAAGAGAACATATAAATTTATTACCAAGTTGTGCTACAATAATATGCATCCCAGGTTTTATATCAACACCTTTAAAGACAATATCAGCACTAAGTTCACCAATTACAATATCTTTTACAAAATCATAATCACCTACACTTACTCCACCAGTTGTTACAACTATATCACAACTGCTAAGCCCATTTTTTATAGCTTGTGATATTGAGTCTTTATTATCCTCAATAAGTCCAAGCTGTCTAGTATGACAATTGTATTTTTTTGCTATTGCTTCAAGTGTAAGATGATTTGAGCTTCTTATTTGTGACTCATTTGTTTGAACTTCTCCTATATCTAGTATTTCGGTTCCAGTTGAACATATTCCTACAATAGGTGAATTGAAAACTTCTACAAAAACAATATTTAAACTTGCCATTACACCAATATGAGCAAAATCTATTTTAGTGCCCTTTGGTATAAGTACTTCATTTTCTTTATAATTCTCCCCTACTCCCATCACAGCAAAGCCAATAGGAACAGGTTTTTGTATATAAATTTTATTATCTTTTATTTCAATATTTTCAATAGGAACAAGAGTATCACTCCCTTTTGGCATAAGAGAACCAGTAAAGGTTTTAATACAATTATTTTGAGCTATTTGTGTCTGTACAACAACACCAGCTGGTGAGATATCCACAAGTGAAAACTCATTGTTTGTTTCATTTAAAGAGAGGTTAATAGCATAGCCATCCATAGCTGCTGTTGGAAATGCTGGAGAATTTTTCAAAGCTTTAATATCATGAGCTAGGATCTTTCCCAAACTATCCATAAGATAAACTTTTGAAGTTGTAGTTTCGACTTTTAAATTTATAATTTTTTCTAATGATTCTTTGTAGGTTAATTTTGACATATCTACTCTTTTTTTCTTTGGATTATGTCACAATAAATGTTATAAAATGCTTACATAAGATTATATTTCTTGATTTTATATCCAATTTGACGCAATGTTATGCCAAGTTTTTTAGCAGCTATAGTTTGATTGTAGTCATTTGATTTTAAAGCATGCGATATTGCTTCAATCTCTAACTCTTCTAATGTTTTATTTGATATTAGAATATTATTATACTCTTTTTGCTTATTTTCATCTCCAATCATACCAGTTATCAATAAAACATCACTTTTTGTTACAATATCATCATCAGCAAAATAAACAAGTTTCTCAATGCTACATTCAAGCTCTTTAATATTACCTTTGTACAGATAATTTTTCAAACTTTCTAATGCTTCATCACTAAAACTAATTGTTTTTGAATACATATTATTAA contains:
- a CDS encoding molybdopterin molybdotransferase MoeA, with the protein product MSKLTYKESLEKIINLKVETTTSKVYLMDSLGKILAHDIKALKNSPAFPTAAMDGYAINLSLNETNNEFSLVDISPAGVVVQTQIAQNNCIKTFTGSLMPKGSDTLVPIENIEIKDNKIYIQKPVPIGFAVMGVGENYKENEVLIPKGTKIDFAHIGVMASLNIVFVEVFNSPIVGICSTGTEILDIGEVQTNESQIRSSNHLTLEAIAKKYNCHTRQLGLIEDNKDSISQAIKNGLSSCDIVVTTGGVSVGDYDFVKDIVIGELSADIVFKGVDIKPGMHIIVAQLGNKFICSLPGFAYSSTVTFLLYCLPIIFKFRGSYESLEILSATAKTPYKNTTQKTVFVASNLTYTKSNRYEIDTNGKKSGTSAILTNLLNNSVLAILEPNKCYDSGEEISFIKL